One genomic segment of Pandoraea sputorum includes these proteins:
- a CDS encoding porin codes for MKRSMAKGMGGALVLGACMGAVSAPALAQSNVTLYGQVDAWVGAVKNPGSDRAWTQGGGGMSTSYWGMKGNEDLGGGLKAVFVLEDFFRPQNGQYGRFQGDSMFSRNAYVGLQSDTAGTVTIGRLTTSYFVSTILFNPFVDSYTFSPMVFHTFIGQAGQGVVGDSGWSNAVMYTTPNFKGLTGAVSYAFGNKAGETGQNKWSASALYFNGPFAATVAYQQVKFDSVPDDMAGITGFRSQQALQLGATYDLQVVKFFGQYQYIRNNITGGGVSENGGQLGVSVPLGNGKVLASYAYTKSSGASNVNRKTWALGYDYNLSKRTDIYAAYMNDKVSTMSGGDTFGGGVRMKF; via the coding sequence ATGAAGCGCAGTATGGCCAAGGGCATGGGCGGGGCACTCGTTCTGGGCGCGTGCATGGGGGCGGTGAGCGCGCCGGCACTCGCACAATCGAACGTCACGCTTTACGGTCAGGTCGACGCCTGGGTGGGCGCAGTCAAGAACCCGGGTAGCGACCGGGCCTGGACGCAGGGCGGTGGCGGCATGTCCACGTCGTACTGGGGCATGAAGGGTAACGAAGACCTCGGCGGCGGCCTGAAGGCGGTCTTCGTGCTGGAAGACTTCTTCCGTCCGCAGAACGGTCAGTACGGCCGCTTCCAGGGCGACTCGATGTTCTCGCGCAACGCCTACGTCGGCTTGCAGTCGGACACGGCCGGCACCGTCACGATCGGTCGTCTGACCACGTCGTACTTCGTCTCGACGATTCTGTTCAACCCGTTCGTCGATTCGTACACCTTCAGCCCGATGGTGTTTCACACCTTCATCGGTCAGGCCGGTCAGGGTGTCGTGGGCGACTCCGGCTGGAGCAACGCCGTGATGTACACCACGCCGAACTTCAAGGGGCTGACGGGCGCGGTCTCGTACGCCTTCGGCAACAAGGCGGGTGAAACCGGGCAAAACAAGTGGAGCGCCTCCGCGCTGTACTTCAACGGCCCGTTCGCGGCGACCGTCGCTTACCAGCAGGTCAAGTTCGACTCGGTGCCCGACGACATGGCCGGCATCACGGGCTTTCGCAGCCAGCAAGCGCTGCAACTGGGCGCGACGTACGACCTGCAAGTCGTGAAGTTCTTCGGCCAGTACCAGTACATCCGCAACAACATCACCGGCGGCGGTGTGTCGGAGAACGGCGGCCAGCTCGGCGTGTCGGTGCCGCTGGGCAACGGCAAGGTGCTCGCTTCGTACGCGTACACGAAGAGCTCGGGCGCGAGCAACGTCAACCGCAAGACGTGGGCACTCGGCTACGACTACAACCTGTCCAAGCGTACCGATATCTACGCCGCGTACATGAACGACAAGGTCAGCACGATGTCGGGCGGTGACACCTTCGGTGGCGGCGTTCGCATGAAGTTCTGA
- a CDS encoding TolC family protein yields the protein MTSAHLSPMTATVSTSLTRGATAFRPHRRAADTARRTRRSPLVLAAIATLVLSGCATFSDDGGFTSVADTAQQRLGKSAVWARDDAAAQALAKQRDDLLAHPIDIDTAVQLTLLNHRGLQATYAELGIAEASLVQAGRLPNPRFSFQRVQGGGDVSIERTWGIDFVRVLTMPLASRVEARRFAQVQAQVTQAIVEQATLTRRAWIDAVAAQERVQILEQTTLATQAASELADGMARAGNFSAMRRTQENLVYADTAARLARAREQANAAREQLARQMGLWGQQLSFTLPQRLPALPAPRPAWPDAEAQALRERADVRAARAALDATASDLGLTRVTRFVNVLDTAYRNNSATGSPSERGYEISLEVPLFDWGSTRIAGAEARYRQSVDRLADTAVAARADVRTRRAQTLAAWDIAEHYRTTILPMRQRVSDEWLLRYNGMLASVFDLLTDAREQRDAVLGYIDATSDYWLADAAFRESLGGGTPEASASPSPTEASAPVASSSSAAPSAPSAPSAPSAPATPSAPAQPASSHPSHQHGGGE from the coding sequence ATGACGAGCGCTCATTTGTCGCCCATGACAGCGACAGTCTCCACGTCTCTCACACGCGGCGCCACAGCATTCCGGCCGCATCGTCGCGCTGCAGATACGGCCCGTCGCACACGTCGATCGCCGCTGGTCCTCGCCGCGATTGCGACGCTGGTACTGTCCGGTTGCGCAACGTTTAGCGACGACGGCGGTTTCACCTCGGTTGCCGACACTGCGCAACAACGCCTCGGCAAATCAGCCGTCTGGGCTCGCGACGACGCCGCAGCACAAGCGCTCGCCAAACAGCGCGACGACTTGCTGGCTCACCCGATCGATATCGACACCGCCGTCCAGCTCACGCTGCTCAACCATCGCGGCTTGCAGGCGACGTATGCGGAACTCGGCATCGCCGAAGCGTCGCTCGTTCAGGCGGGACGTCTGCCCAATCCCCGCTTCTCCTTTCAGCGCGTGCAAGGCGGTGGCGATGTCAGCATCGAACGCACATGGGGCATCGACTTCGTCCGTGTCCTCACGATGCCGCTCGCTTCGCGTGTAGAGGCGCGTCGGTTCGCGCAGGTGCAGGCGCAGGTGACGCAAGCCATCGTCGAACAAGCGACGCTCACGCGCCGCGCATGGATCGACGCCGTTGCCGCACAGGAGCGCGTGCAGATCCTTGAGCAGACGACCCTCGCCACACAAGCTGCCAGCGAACTCGCCGACGGCATGGCGCGTGCAGGCAACTTCAGTGCGATGCGGCGCACGCAGGAGAACCTTGTCTACGCCGATACGGCCGCGCGTCTCGCACGCGCCCGCGAGCAGGCCAACGCCGCACGCGAACAGCTCGCACGGCAAATGGGCCTCTGGGGTCAGCAACTGAGCTTCACGTTGCCGCAACGTCTGCCCGCCTTACCCGCACCTCGTCCTGCATGGCCCGACGCCGAAGCGCAGGCCCTGCGCGAACGTGCCGACGTGCGTGCCGCACGGGCTGCGCTCGATGCCACCGCGAGCGACCTCGGCCTGACCCGCGTCACACGCTTCGTCAACGTACTGGATACGGCATATCGCAATAACAGCGCTACCGGTAGCCCAAGCGAGCGCGGCTACGAAATCTCGCTGGAAGTGCCGCTATTCGACTGGGGTTCGACACGCATCGCCGGTGCCGAAGCGCGCTATCGCCAAAGCGTCGACCGTCTCGCCGATACGGCCGTTGCCGCGCGCGCGGACGTTCGCACACGTCGCGCGCAGACACTCGCTGCGTGGGACATCGCCGAGCATTACCGCACGACTATCCTCCCGATGCGTCAGCGCGTGTCCGACGAATGGTTGCTGCGATACAACGGCATGCTCGCCAGTGTCTTCGACTTGCTGACGGACGCGCGCGAGCAACGCGACGCGGTCCTTGGCTACATCGACGCGACGTCCGATTACTGGCTGGCCGATGCAGCGTTTCGCGAGAGCCTTGGCGGCGGGACGCCTGAAGCATCGGCATCGCCCTCGCCGACGGAAGCTTCCGCGCCGGTCGCATCGTCCTCGTCTGCCGCGCCATCTGCACCATCTGCACCATCTGCACCATCTGCGCCAGCCACACCGTCTGCCCCCGCGCAGCCTGCTTCATCTCACCCGTCTCACCAACACGGAGGTGGCGAATGA